A window of Fusarium musae strain F31 chromosome 1, whole genome shotgun sequence genomic DNA:
TGCGGGTAAAACCTCAGCATGGACTTGTTAGACAGACAGTAGCCGGGACTAGGGAATGGCAATAGTGGCACGCTCGCTGCGTAGCATGCGGGATATTGATGAGCTTAATGTCAAATCTGGAAGGTCTCAGCATCAGTCATTGGCTGCACCTTCCACATCCTCAGATCTACCCCAACACAATCACCTCCTCCCAATGCTCACGTCCCGCGGGAGATGATGCTGCCGGATACTTTTCTTCCTACAGCCTCACTTTTTTGCTTCTCCATCCCCATCTCTATCTTCACCTGTGACCTACATACATACGCACGACAGGCCTGCCCAGGCCAGACCGCACTATCAAGAACACCGCTCCACCCCAGTTTCCTTGGCGACAGCAACAGTGCACAATTGCGGAGAGCGAAGAGCTTCCTTGAACAGCCAAGCCTTCACTCGACTCAAGGGACTTCACTGATGGAGTCGAGTGCTACCTTGACTGTCCATGTCCCTGGATGTTGTTGTGCCTACCAGCACCCGCTCCGACTTTCTTATTCATGCGCTCTCCGCCACAGTCTGGGGTAGACTGTTCATCTGATAGGGGTTGTCGAAGCATGGGCTTGACTTGACTAGATGGTGACTTGATCAAATGATCTTGTGCCTATTTGCGCCATGTGCTTGCGTCTTGTGAACCACAAAAGAAGATTCGTGAGGATCAGCATGACAGACCAAAATCGCATTGCTGTCCCTCTGCTGACGTTACTCAGAGGCTGAGGCGGTCTATCAACAAGTCATGGTTTATCCGAAAACGAAAGATGATACGTGAATCTGGCACGATGCGCATACGTCACTCGAGATCCTTCTTGCCTGATCTCTATTTTCAGAGCGGAGAAATCTCGAAATCTCGCAGTGCTGTCACCGTCAAAACTCCGGTCTCGCGATGATTGCACATTTGCCTGTATGTCTAACACATACAGCCGGTTTGATCTGGAGACGTCGAACTAGAATCTTCAGCCTGTTCTCCAAATCCTACCCCCAACAACCCCAAATAGCCATCGCAAATTGAAATGCAGGGATTTATAACTTGCCCGCATGTGAGACCCGCATGTACCGATCCACGCGATTTGGCTTGCACGCGACCTTCGGCAGTCAAGCAGTCGAACTTACTATTGGCTGGCCCTGAACCACATCCTTCGCTAAGTCCAGCTTGGATTGTCAATCTCACTGTATTGTCACGGCTCTATCGCAGAGTCTTGGTAAGTCGGAAGCTGCGGTATTAACGGCTTCTGGATTGCAACTATTATCTGGCCGGTGATGGTACATACTGTTATCAAAGCCTCACCGGAGGCGGCGACGTGGCTAGGGCTTAGGACCGATAACTCTGGTTTTGCAAAAACTGGCATGGTGCTCTAGCACTCTTGCTCCACCATGATGGATGCTCGTTCCTGGTATCCActtcttttcccttccaCTAACTCAGCACGCCAACTTGCCGCCGCTGGCCGTACCATGTCTTCATGGTACCGAGTACCAGCCGAGTCGAGCGCTCAGAAAGTCCAGGTCCTGTCAGGTGCCGGACATTACTTTCCCAAAGACAGACAGAAAGCTCAGAGAAGCACTAAGCGCCTTGAGCTAAAGGCCCCAAACGCGGCTTTTTTTTGCTGTTTTCTTTACATACGTGTCTGTTCCTGGTAGTCTATGTGACAACCCACCTACCTACTGTCACTTGTCCCTGCCAAAGTGCCTCGCCGTTGGCTGGCGCCAGTAAATGAGGCTCTTGCGCCCATTTCATTGCTCCAGCTCCCCCATGACAGTCTCCACGAAAGCCCCCGTATCTCTCTGGCATCCTATCTATCCGTGCCGTCATTCCCGGAATTGCAAATTTATTTGTTCAATCGCGAATCGGATATGATGTCAATGCTATAGGTTGTCTGGAGAAATTGGACTGGAGAATCTGCTCGACCATTGAGTATTTTCGTATGTTACCTTAACATATGCCTGAAACAATCCCGTCGGATATTCGACAACGGTGTGTCCGCCTTCAACACGATTAGGATTGGCGTTTATTAAGAGACAAGTCTCGATCTTGCTGGTCCTGGTTGATAAAACCTATATCTTGTTTCCAATCCAAGCTAGTAACCCTGTCGGTGCGATCGGCATTTACCAGTACAGCTCATAACAGGTCGTGTCGCAGTGCAAAGGTTGTAGCGAGGCTCTGCCGCGACCTCGATAGTTGCGCGCCACGCCTTCACACCGTGCTGGGCCTGGTATTTCAGAGcatatacatacagtacGAGAAGGACCAGGATCAGTGATCGACGATGGATAACACCTTAGCGGTCAGCTTCCGATGGTGACTTTGTTTGCGTCGCCGTTAAGAGTCTCCATCttaaaaaggaatttatCCAGGCTCCACGAGTCTCCAAACCTTGGTGTGGGatttgatggagaagaatcaCCTCTCGCTGGCTAAACTTACCTTTGGCTAGTCAATAACGAAAACTGGAGCATACGACTCGATAATGGATGGACGGACCTGAGGCTGCCGGAGGACCCTGTATCTCATCCCAACAACTAATTCACTCATACAATTTTGAGCGATTCATACGTGAGAGTTGATATTGCGCGGGTAACTCCATAGTGAACTGCGGAAGTCTGCATCCTGACCTATACCTACTAATTCCGCCTCGGGGCACTCATAAAAGTTGTAATTAAGTACAAGTCCCCAAACTGGGGAGTTGGCGCGACTCGCGACTTGGGGAATACCACGGAGCAGAAGACGGACATACGTCAAAGGTCAAGCAAACATGTTGACAACCATGCGACTCTTTGAGCCGTATCAATTGCTTACGCGCAAAGGATGCCACACCCCGGATTTTGGCCGGAAGACCAATTCGCCTCAATGCTCGGCTTTGGCGGACATCAACTCGACTCAAAGTAAGGCTTAGGTCAGTGTTATCGTCAGCCATGTTCTCAGACGAAGAGGCACATGAGAGTATTTTGTCCATTGCCCACATTCATTCATGCAGCTGCATTGAGGTCCAGAGCCAATCTTGACTTCCTTCTCTCCGGAGATGCCAAGAGTCTCGAAGCGAGGAACGACCGGTTGATGAAACAACTGGCCTCGGTCGTTGGACAAACAACTCAGTCGCTGACTGAAACGAGAGTGTTTCCTTTGCACCAGGAGCGCTGTGGCACGGCCAAGATGGATGTGCGTTGCGCAAAGTTGCGCGTAGCGAAGAGCATATTCACCTCGACTTTCTTTTTAGGTCGCATGGTACTGTGCCCCTAGTGCAGCCTCCCGTATGGTATGCGGTCTTCACTTGCCCATGGAGTATACTGCCTGAAGAACATCTGATCCATGAGAGACTGCAATACGCTCAATCTGACAATGGCTCGATTTGCATGTGTGCTTAATCAAGCCTTTTCGTACACTGATATTTATGGCTTCCGAGCAGACCGTTTTTCCCTCATACATAATAAGCCTCGCAGATCGGGAGCGACATCACATATGTGAGCCCAGTACTCCGTCACACAGCTGCTGGTTTCAAAGAGGCGTCGTCATTTTTGTGTCGCCAGGAGTCGCAATTCAAATTCACTCACCACCCGTGTGTCCATGAACTTCTACAAGCCTCGATGATTGACGCGTCCTGTTAATCTTGAAATTGGTCACGAACATAGCCTCGTTGACTTGATTTCGGAATCCGATGTATGCCAGAGGACGTGCATTTAGTCGTCCAGCCCTATGTTTCCAAGTCGATCATCCAAGATACCAAGGCGGCGACTACCGATGCCAACACTTTTGATGCCACAAATATGAATCTTGGCTCTCGGCTGATGGTTTTCTTTTCCACACGCCCAGCCTTGGCCAGATGAACCAAGGCTTGATAGCCAAGAGCCAAGACATGTGTTCTTGATGTTCGATTTCTGTTACCGCCACCAGACCATACGGCAGTTATATGTCCTGCGCATTGTACCCAGACTTGCATTTGAGGCTATATCGACAGGGTCTTCGTCTAGACTCGTAGAGCAACGTGAGTATTTGTCCGGATCACTAACATATGCACGCTTTTGCACGCTGAGCCTGGGCAGCATAATACATCATCGTCCAGACCGCGTAAAACAGCATGAAAGTATAGATCCAGACTCTTATCAGTCCACTCTGAAGCTACGTACAACGAAACTCTCCTTGCCGTATTTGGCAACGATTGAGGCACAGTGGATGGATATTTACAATCGAGCTCTCTGTTGTTCCGTCTTGGCTTGACTCGGTCAGTCCCGTGGTGCTTCGGTTTTTCTGTGACCTTTGCTTTTTTTCCCCGGCCATGCAAGTGCGTGCTTGGTACTTGGTAGAAAGTTTCTGGATTATCTTGGTATGGCTATGGATGACATGCATGCACGATGAAGGGATGGATGGACCTCGAGTGGCTCCGTTAATTTCGGACTTGACAGGAAGCAGATATTTGTTTTTCTGTCGTCGCGATTTGAGCGGCAGGTCAGTGGGTATGAGGTAAGATTACAGCGTGCTTTGGGCGTGGGATGGGCATATGACCATGGTTTCAGTTCAGCGCGGAGTGTTTACTGTAATCGATTGATCGATTGATTGGTATGCAGTCGGATATTGCGCTGGAGCCAAACTGTGGATGAAGGGATCCATCCGCGCGACAATTAGTTAGTTGCATCTCAAAGGGTTTAGCACAAGGGATTTCTAATTTTGGGGCTTCGAGACAAGTGCGATATGTGTCTCTTGTTAAGTTAGGACCATGTTGTTACGTAGCGGCAGATAATGATGGATATCCCTGCCTGAGCATGTTGGTTGTTTATCTTTTCTGTATCACCTGAATGCGTAATTTCGAGGCTGAAGGGGTAGAGACGTCACAGCCAGTCAAGCTCTGAGTCAGTTTACGTACCTTGTCTTAAAAGAGAATACTCAACATACTAGTTAATACTTCTACGTCAAATAACAACTGTCATATCAAAGTCTATCTCTAAAAGGACCGTCGGTGATCAATCGAACCTAGTCAGGGGGAAATCTCGCACTATACCCCAATCGAGCCCCATGGGGGGGTTTTGGTGATAACCGAACCTTGTTTCTGACAACAGAGGACAAGTAAAAAGTACAGTAATCTATTGTAAACGGTATCGATGAAAGGCTAGCCATGCGAATGAACGGTATTAATGAGTTCATTGCTGCCCGAAATAATGGCGCTGTCGATCTGTCgactttattttaactacCGACGGTGAGGGCTTCGATCGTCACGGTCTGTCTTGTCTCGGCGGTGCaagtgttgttggtgagtaCTTCAGGGATAGACGATCGTGATCGCTTTGACGTGCTCGTGAGGAGTTGCAGGGAGGGAGCGATGTTAAGATTACTGCGACGATCGAAATGCTGGCAAGAGTGGTGAGTTTGGTGGAGGTTACCCTGTACTAAGCTGATGGAGCGCCTCAGTGCAAGGAGGGATGAAACTTGCTGCAATGTATAACTATGGCTTCTGTTGACTGATAATGTGGTTGGGGATGAATTACGTGCACGGGGCAGTATGTTGAAGCAAGGAGTTAAGTTTATGTTGAGTTAAGTGATGTGTTGTTATGTTGACACGAAGAGCCCCAAGTTCTCATGACGAGGCTGACAGCCGTCTATTTGAACAACGAATTACACTAAAAGAAACATAGGAGGACACAGCCAACCTCTCCTGTGATATGTACTAGTGAAAAGAGCGGCACTTTTATTCCTTTACTGAACTAAGCTTGCCAACTCACAGGACTATGCAGAAAGGGACCTACCACCTGAGATACCTTGTCCAACACACGGAGAGATATACATTTGAAACAAAGACGAGTGGTATTATTGCTGCGTTATCGATATAAACTGTCGGGACATCGATATCAACAAGCTTGATGCACTTCTTCGTTTAACCTTTCGACGTGACCCAGGAAGAAGCCATAAAGGCTTTCAGATACATGTACAGCTCATAATTACAGAGGCCTAAAGACAAACAAGGACAAACATATATACAtgaataaataaatagattcCTCTAAAGACAAATTAGAAAAAGTATCGAAGGGAAGGCTTTGTTCTCGTACTTGGGCGTGGGTGAGTGATTCAAGCTGCATGAGGCGACACACCCGATGAGGGAAGACACTCAATCATACAGAGCCACAAGTTACTCATACAAGCATAAATACAAATTCAAGTGAGCAAAATGACATAGGAGACCTTCTTTATTGGGTTGACAGATAAATAGGACTTATCTGTACAAACATAACCATGACCGCCAAGGTCAAGTTCTGAGTTGATTACCCTGCAGTTAGGCGGAAATGTTGTCAAACCATGTAACTCGACAAGAACGAGACAACACGACCAGTTCAGAACATTAAAGCCTCTAGGGGATGCTGGTAATTCATATGAGAGCGGATATAAGAAGAAAGACAATGAAAAAGACTTCACTCCTAGAGGCAGCATGTCTCCCTCCCGGATTACACCATTCAAACTTCAAGATCGATGATCGCAAGTGTTTCACTGCCAAGAGATATCCTTCTGTAAAACAAGAAACAGAGACCAAGTATCTTCGGATTATTTACTAGTCGCGCTCGCTATGAAATGAGTTCGAAGCAAACATCACTAACGAGGGAGCAATGGCAGCAAACAACCACTATAGAAGCAAACGACATATTGTGTCCAGATACTACGACATGCATAAGGCATTAAGACAGCTAGTAGATGCGAAAGGACATCACCAATATGTCAAGCCTCTCAACATACAATACTGGAACTTGGGGGCACAACTGAATCACCCGGCGACTACCACGGCAGAACCGAACTCACAAGCACGATTTGACAAGGCACAAGCATTTAGTGGAATACCATAAACTTTTCATTTGTAGCCAACAAAGCTACGTGGGGTCAAGAGCCCCTCATCAAACAAGTAAAAACACATCTGGTCGTCAATGCGCCTGCACGAAGCCGTCAATCACGACTGTCTGCCCCCCAACTGATGCAAGAAACCGTCTCCCGAAGCCAAGCCCTCGTGTAGGCCTTAGAACCATGTTGCCAACGCCGCCTTCTTCGTTGCTTAAAGCAACCAGGGAAATCAACAATAAAACAACAAATGTCCTCCCATTTCCATACCTGGGTATCATTACATAATCTTGTGCGTCATCCTGGGAAGAAACCTTTACTTATTTGTGGGATCAGGGAATGTGAAGCCAGCGGGAAAGTTGGGCATGCCATTTGGCAGTGTGCCAATCCCAAAGGGGAACGAGGCAACCATGTTCTGTCCATCCTGAGCAAGGTCGTGGTGATCGTCCCGACGATTGTGGCCGTTGGAGCCGTTGTCTCTACTTCGACGCCAACGGGAGAGGTCTTCGTCCCGATTGCGAGTTGACTTGGGTCCGTTGCTACCGCCCTTGTCCGTTTGCATGCGTCGACTGATGGCCTTGGATGAGACTCCAGCTCCGATCTCGATATCGGGCTCCTCCACTGACAGGCCAGTCTCAATGGGTTGTCCACCGCTGCCGCCAAAGGGGGCGGTCAACATCCACTTGCGATCAGCTTCCGTCAACTTGTGGATAGGAATGACGCTGACACCCGTTGAATAGTCGCTACAGTCCCGAGGGCCGAAACCAACACCCCAACGAGTCTGATAAAGTTAGCTCGAATCAATATCCAGAGGGAGACTACAGTCACTTACACGAAGGGGCACTTCTAGATTGCGGGAGTCCTCAGTGCCTTGCTTGGCGTTGACAGCATCCTGTCGGCTAAGCATCTTTACGAAAGCATGCcgcttgtccttgttgacAATGCATGTTTGCACCGTACCAAAGCGGCCAAAAATGCCGCGCAATTCACTCTCAGAGCAGCTGTTCCTTGGTTAGTTAACGCGATACGAATACAGATGAGGATACACCTACGTTACTCCACCAACAAACAATGTTCGGCTATAGACCTTGATGTGTCCAGGTGGAAGATTTGGATCATACTCGACCCATTTGTCGGCTGAGCCTTGTTCATGAAGCGGGGTCTCACTTCGTCCACGGTGTCCATGAGGGCTACGCTGGCGATATTCACCTCCGCGGCGGTCGTCATGACGACCACGGTTAGGAGAGTCACGGGCATAGTCTAGGCGATCACGTCCATTTCGAGGAGAGCCACGACCACCCCAGCCACGGTCAGGAGATCGCGAACGAGAGCGTCCATGGAATCTAGGAGGAGATCTTGTATGGCCGTAGCCTGGCATACGTGAGTCCTCTGGCTTGCCTGAAGGGCCACCCCATGCAGCTTGCCCAGGAATTTGAGGACTCTGTGCATAAGGAGCAGGCTGCTGAGCTGGGGGAGCGCCAGGTGCAGCCGCGGCTCCTGCACCACCCAAACTTTGAATGAGAGCAGGAATCTTATCAAATGGAATACCTTGGTCAGCGAGCGCCTTAATCAGAATGATCTGTTGCTGGGTGCTTggatcaagcccaaggccAGGTGCTGCACTGGGCATGGCCCCATTGACCGGATTAGGTGGGTTACTTGGGATGTTCAGAGGAGAGCCTGCATATCCATTCTGAGCCCCCATATGTGGGAGGCTGAAAGGAAGAGACGGCACATTTACGGGTTGCGACGCCGGAGGATACGATACTGGCGGCGTAGCAGATGATACTGGTTGAAGTGACGCGACAGCTGGCATGTTATACGGTGCTGTGGGAGCCGGCAAGGGGTTACCAGGAGGAGCGGTTGTGTTTTGACGAGCAATGTTAGCCAAAGCCTCAAGAATAGATGTGCCGCTAGGGGCTGGAGCAGCTGAAGTCGTAGGGGGAGCTGAAGCGCTGCCTTGCTGCGAGCCTAGCACATTGGGAGGCGGGCTACCGGGAGGAGTTGTCGATTCATCTATAACATCACATGGGTTAGACTACAAGTGTGTTCGAGACGATAAAGCAGTACCGCTTGGTCATATGACGCCGGGTGTGATACTGCTTGCGTGAAAAAACGTACTCTGTGGTGGTGCGTTGAGCTTCTCTCTAAAAGACTCGAGCATTGGAGTAGGGAATGTCTGACCCTTCTCCCAGATATCAAGGAGCTTCTTAATCTTTTCCTACACGGTGGATTATGTGTGAGTTACGATCCAAATAAACAGTGCAAAGGTCAAATATGTCGAGGAACGAAGGTGGTCAACAGAAGCGCCTTGCAAGGCGCTCCAGTGTGCGCGGCACGTGGCAGTGACTGGTTGCCAGCTACATGAGGGTGATAGTCAGATATGCGTACCTTTTGTTCTTCCGGGGCGGATTGCAGGATGTCATTCATCAAAACAGGCATGAGTTCTGTCACTCGGTTGACGCCAGCGGCATAGGTTCCATCCGGGGCAGAGCTGTTAATtgtctgtgcctgtgccttgGCTTGCTCGAGCCATTTCCGGGTTACAGAGTCTACGACGTAGAGTACCCCCAACTTGTGTGTTCCTGGTGTCTTTTTGAAGTGTGTGAAGATTTTCTGGATGAGGACGGATTCGGCCTGTTGGGACAAACGTTTAGCGATTGTTTGGCATTGCAAATGGAGATGTTTGGTTAAAGCTTACCTGGATGTTGGAAACGCAAAGAGAGGTCAAACTGGTGATGCGAGATCCGGACACACCTGGTGGCTTTAAGTTGAGCATAGCCTGGAGACCAGCCTCCAAATCCGCGACTGCGGACGCCATGGTGATTTGTTTGAAGTGATTGTGATGTTTGTAGTGCTTGTATGGTAGACTGGAGTAGTCGACGAGCTACGCGTGATGACTCAAAATGTGATGCGCTCCAGATATGGCCCGGCAGTGAAATGACCAGAAGTGGGCGATACCACTTGAAATGAGATGCCTGCAGCACGAGAGGGAAGCGAGGCAAGGGTAAGAGATGCAGAAGAATATTTCTGTCTGAATCAAAATTTCTTTGGCGGTTATTCAGGTACGAGAGCTTAAGCGGGTACTTCCTTCCTTAGGTGGGCAGGTAgagattttttttttttttacgcAGTCGCGACTGGCGAGATAAGTAGTAGTAAGCAGTACGAGAGCAGCCCAGTTATTGTAAGATAAAGTAATGTATCAGCTGGAAATATGCGACGCAAGTACAAATAGAGAAGGCAGGCCTCAGGAGTACGGGTACGACTTGTGCGAGAGAAAGCTCTTCTACTGTTTGCGTCAGGAGCGCGACGAGTCACGAGATTGTGCAGTGGGCGATAAAGCCAACAGAGATCGTCAAACGGGGAAAAAAGTTGTCAGTACTAGAGACAGGGCCGTAAAATTACTGCACTGGTGTTGTTTGCGTGTTGGCCTCGATGGGCGTTGTCGTCAAGAGTGATGCTGCTCTTTTCTTGGTTTGtgaggtgatgatggatgaagtGAGAGGAGAAAAGCTGAGGCGAAAGAGCGTGACAGGTGGGGCAGCCTTTTTAAGTGTCGCAGTTTGGTTCCAGCTCACTCAAATCTTTATTCCGGGTTTGGCTTTGGTggttttaaaagtttatcCGGCGCCGACCCAGAAAAGGAAAGCCCATGAACCTCAACCAAACACTATGGCCAGCTGTGTACTGCAGTAAATCAGGCATTCACCACCAATGATGAGATAAAGCAAGGTATTTCCGTTCTCATTTGTAACAGATCTCGGTTTCCAGGTTATCTATGGctgtttctttcttattacaGATTCTTCTCCGACTGTAGGTATACAATACGTAAGTTACCTTACTGGATAACAAAGCAGTGAAATTAACTGCAAccatgtacggagtacaccTGACTGATCTACTCCGtatttatattctatatTCACGCGGTAAGCTCTGCTGCTTGAAGGTAGTCCTAGCTaatgcatgtatgtatgccAGTCTGCTCTGAGTGTCAAATGCAGTTACATGTTAGAAAACTTAAGATTCATATATGCGTTGCAACCACTAGGTCATCATCCAGTTTACATAACCAGGGACCTATCCTGCTACATTTCCGGACTGAATCCGTAACAAGCTTTTAGTGTAAGTGGAGTGCATGATACCCTAGATAAGGACACAGACAAGACGAGGCCTACATAAGAGAAGGGAATTCTGTAAGTGCGCGATTTCTTGTTGATTTTATGTAGTCTGTACGTAAAACTCGATGGGAAGCATGCATTTCAGCTAAAATGCTGCGACAATAAGGATGCTATGTCGATTGTATCAAGGATGCTGAGCGCCTAGATCATGAAGCGATACGTGAAATGAATGGCTAACAATCAATCATAGATTGTTGAGGAACCCACGATGCATGCATCATGATTATTGAAGAAAGGTATGACAAGAAACGGC
This region includes:
- a CDS encoding hypothetical protein (BUSCO:EOG092629WA), whose translation is MASAVADLEAGLQAMLNLKPPGVSGSRITSLTSLCVSNIQAESVLIQKIFTHFKKTPGTHKLGVLYVVDSVTRKWLEQAKAQAQTINSSAPDGTYAAGVNRVTELMPVLMNDILQSAPEEQKEKIKKLLDIWEKGQTFPTPMLESFREKLNAPPQNESTTPPGSPPPNVLGSQQGSASAPPTTSAAPAPSGTSILEALANIARQNTTAPPGNPLPAPTAPYNMPAVASLQPVSSATPPVSYPPASQPVNVPSLPFSLPHMGAQNGYAGSPLNIPSNPPNPVNGAMPSAAPGLGLDPSTQQQIILIKALADQGIPFDKIPALIQSLGGAGAAAAPGAPPAQQPAPYAQSPQIPGQAAWGGPSGKPEDSRMPGYGHTRSPPRFHGRSRSRSPDRGWGGRGSPRNGRDRLDYARDSPNRGRHDDRRGGEYRQRSPHGHRGRSETPLHEQGSADKWVEYDPNLPPGHIKVYSRTLFVGGVTCSESELRGIFGRFGTVQTCIVNKDKRHAFVKMLSRQDAVNAKQGTEDSRNLEVPLRTRWGVGFGPRDCSDYSTGVSVIPIHKLTEADRKWMLTAPFGGSGGQPIETGLSVEEPDIEIGAGVSSKAISRRMQTDKGGSNGPKSTRNRDEDLSRWRRSRDNGSNGHNRRDDHHDLAQDGQNMVASFPFGIGTLPNGMPNFPAGFTFPDPTNK